In Coleofasciculus chthonoplastes PCC 7420, the following proteins share a genomic window:
- the dnaJ gene encoding molecular chaperone DnaJ, with amino-acid sequence MPDYYETLGVSRDADKEEIKRAYRRLARKYHPDVNKEQGAEERFKEINRAYEILSEPEIKARYDRFGEAGVSSGAAGAGYPDFGDMGFADIFESFFSGFAGGMGQQTGRRRGGPTRGDDLRLDLKLEFREAVFGGEKEIRIPHLENCNTCNGTGAKPGTRPRTCSTCSGSGQVRRATRTPFGSFTQVSVCPTCNGEGQVIEDKCETCGGAGRKQETKKLKITIPPGVDNGTRLRVSKEGDAGLRSGPPGDLYVYLFVEEDAEFQRDGINVLSDLKISYLQAILGCRLQVNTVDGPVELKIPPGTQPNTVLTLENHGVPKLGNPVSRGDHLITIQIDIPTRITAEERELLEKLAKIKGDRTGKGGIEDFLGGLFRG; translated from the coding sequence ATGCCTGACTACTATGAGACTCTCGGCGTCTCTCGCGACGCTGACAAAGAAGAAATAAAGCGGGCTTACCGTCGCCTTGCCCGAAAGTACCATCCCGACGTTAACAAGGAACAAGGAGCGGAAGAGCGATTTAAAGAAATTAATCGAGCTTACGAAATCCTATCCGAACCCGAAATTAAGGCACGATACGACCGCTTTGGTGAAGCGGGTGTATCCTCAGGTGCTGCTGGAGCCGGCTATCCCGATTTTGGGGATATGGGTTTTGCTGATATTTTTGAAAGCTTCTTCAGCGGTTTTGCTGGGGGTATGGGTCAGCAAACGGGCCGTCGGCGGGGTGGACCGACGCGAGGGGATGACCTGCGCCTAGACTTGAAGCTAGAATTCCGGGAAGCTGTATTCGGTGGGGAAAAGGAAATTCGCATTCCTCACCTAGAAAACTGTAATACCTGTAACGGTACGGGGGCTAAACCGGGAACTCGACCGCGTACCTGTTCGACCTGTAGCGGCTCAGGACAAGTGCGTCGCGCGACTCGTACCCCCTTTGGCAGTTTCACTCAAGTGTCAGTCTGTCCAACCTGTAACGGCGAAGGACAGGTGATTGAGGATAAGTGTGAAACCTGTGGGGGAGCAGGTCGCAAACAAGAAACCAAAAAGCTAAAAATTACGATTCCGCCCGGTGTGGATAATGGAACCCGGCTACGGGTTTCTAAAGAAGGGGATGCTGGATTACGCAGTGGTCCTCCAGGAGATTTATATGTCTACCTATTTGTTGAGGAAGATGCGGAATTTCAGCGAGATGGAATTAATGTTCTGTCGGATCTGAAAATTAGCTATTTACAAGCTATTTTGGGCTGTCGCCTCCAGGTTAATACTGTTGATGGTCCGGTGGAATTGAAGATTCCCCCCGGAACCCAACCGAATACGGTGCTGACATTAGAAAATCATGGCGTGCCAAAATTAGGAAATCCGGTGAGTCGGGGTGATCATTTGATTACAATTCAAATCGATATTCCTACCCGAATCACAGCGGAGGAACGGGAGTTACTGGAGAAGCTGGCAAAAATTAAAGGCGATCGCACGGGTAAAGGAGGTATAGAAGACTTTTTGGGAGGACTGTTTCGCGGATGA
- a CDS encoding sulfurtransferase TusA family protein, translating to MSKPTGSTINQTPDAQLDLRGTPCPINFVRTKLRLEQMTPGSLLEVWLDPGEPIEQVPDSLAMAGYPIEALDDRKGYFALRVRRPQVSA from the coding sequence ATGAGTAAGCCCACGGGATCGACAATTAATCAGACACCTGATGCTCAACTGGATTTGCGAGGAACCCCTTGCCCAATTAACTTTGTGCGGACTAAGCTACGTCTAGAACAAATGACGCCCGGATCTTTATTAGAAGTCTGGCTTGATCCAGGGGAACCGATTGAACAGGTTCCCGATAGTCTGGCGATGGCAGGGTATCCGATTGAGGCACTCGATGATCGCAAAGGCTACTTTGCTCTAAGAGTACGGCGTCCTCAAGTCTCTGCATGA
- the rsgA gene encoding small ribosomal subunit biogenesis GTPase RsgA, whose protein sequence is MSELVDIPPSELSAPLLGTVLAVQANFYQVRLESNCDQEDVACYVSTLLCTRRSRLKKIGQRVMVGDRVVIEEPDWTGNRGAIAEVLPRKTQLDRPPVANAEQILLVFALAEPTLDAYQLSRFLVKAESTGFQVCLCLNKSDLVTPEEQQQWQQRLNAWGYQPIFISVYTNTGLAELSDRLNQKITVLAGLSGVGKSSLINQLAPEANLRVGEVTGKLGRGRHTTRHVELFELPQGGLLADTPGFNQPDLDCTPADLIHHFPEARQQLTVASCQFSDCLHRDEPNCAVQGDWERYDHYLGFLEEAIARQERLNQQADPESTLKEKIKGKGQTQYEPKLNTKKYRRRSRRTQQQDLEELYQEMEDL, encoded by the coding sequence ATGAGCGAATTAGTCGATATCCCACCGTCTGAGTTATCTGCCCCCTTATTGGGGACAGTTCTGGCAGTTCAGGCGAATTTCTATCAGGTTCGATTAGAGTCTAATTGTGATCAAGAAGACGTAGCATGCTACGTCTCTACACTATTGTGTACCCGTCGTTCCCGATTGAAAAAAATTGGTCAACGGGTGATGGTGGGCGATCGCGTTGTCATTGAGGAACCAGACTGGACAGGGAACCGAGGGGCGATCGCAGAAGTTCTCCCTCGAAAAACTCAACTGGATCGTCCTCCTGTGGCTAATGCTGAACAAATTCTCTTAGTTTTTGCTTTAGCAGAACCTACCCTGGATGCGTATCAACTGAGTCGCTTTTTAGTCAAGGCAGAATCGACAGGTTTCCAGGTGTGTTTGTGTCTCAATAAAAGTGATTTAGTCACACCAGAAGAACAACAGCAGTGGCAGCAGCGCTTGAATGCCTGGGGATACCAACCTATATTTATCAGCGTTTACACTAACACAGGTTTAGCCGAACTCAGCGATCGCTTAAACCAGAAAATTACCGTCTTAGCTGGATTGTCTGGAGTGGGAAAATCCAGTTTAATTAACCAACTTGCCCCCGAAGCCAACCTGCGCGTGGGAGAAGTAACTGGAAAATTAGGACGGGGACGCCACACTACCCGCCATGTAGAATTGTTTGAATTACCCCAAGGGGGTTTATTGGCAGATACGCCGGGATTTAATCAGCCTGACTTGGATTGCACGCCAGCCGATTTAATCCATCATTTTCCCGAAGCGCGACAACAGTTAACGGTAGCCAGTTGTCAATTTAGTGACTGCTTACATCGAGATGAACCTAACTGTGCGGTACAGGGAGACTGGGAACGCTACGATCATTATCTGGGTTTCTTAGAGGAAGCGATCGCGCGTCAGGAACGCTTAAACCAACAAGCTGATCCAGAGTCCACCCTTAAGGAGAAAATAAAAGGCAAGGGACAAACCCAATACGAACCCAAGTTAAACACTAAGAAATATCGACGGCGTTCGCGGCGGACTCAACAGCAGGATTTAGAAGAACTTTATCAAGAAATGGAAGATTTATAA
- a CDS encoding ion transporter — MPDNLRQTIALYVEDIESPVGRRINLLIMGLILLSSAIFVCETYPIPPLLRLSLDIIDRIILIIFVAEYLLRFWVADSKVNFFFSPVSLIDLIAIVPFFIGVTDIRFILIFRWFRILRLIRFLTLKIYVFRLSNQDAIILARILFTLFTIIFVYSGLIYQVEHGINPQKFKTFLDAFYFAVVTMTTVGFGDLTPISEGGRLLTVLMILTGIALIPWQLGDLVKHLLKTANQVEKVCGGCGLPFHDSDAQFCKICGTKLGTAE; from the coding sequence ATGCCCGATAATTTGCGACAAACTATTGCTCTTTACGTAGAAGATATTGAATCGCCTGTGGGTAGGCGGATTAATTTGCTGATTATGGGGTTAATCCTCTTATCTTCAGCAATTTTCGTGTGCGAGACTTATCCCATACCGCCGCTGCTTCGCCTAAGTCTGGATATTATTGATCGAATTATCTTAATTATTTTTGTTGCCGAGTATTTACTACGCTTTTGGGTTGCTGACTCTAAAGTTAATTTCTTTTTTAGCCCGGTTTCGCTTATCGATCTAATCGCGATCGTGCCTTTCTTTATTGGCGTGACGGATATCCGATTTATTTTAATTTTCCGTTGGTTTCGTATCTTACGGTTAATTCGCTTCCTTACTTTAAAAATTTATGTTTTTAGACTTAGCAATCAAGATGCCATTATCTTAGCTCGAATATTATTTACATTGTTCACCATAATATTTGTTTACTCAGGATTAATTTATCAAGTTGAACATGGAATAAATCCTCAAAAATTCAAGACATTTTTAGATGCCTTCTATTTCGCTGTAGTAACGATGACCACCGTTGGATTTGGTGACCTCACGCCAATTTCAGAAGGGGGTCGATTACTAACAGTGCTGATGATTTTGACAGGCATTGCTTTGATTCCTTGGCAATTGGGCGATTTAGTCAAGCACTTACTTAAAACGGCTAACCAAGTGGAAAAAGTCTGTGGCGGGTGTGGTTTACCTTTTCATGATTCTGATGCTCAATTTTGCAAAATTTGTGGGACTAAGTTAGGGACTGCTGAATAA